In Chelmon rostratus isolate fCheRos1 chromosome 21, fCheRos1.pri, whole genome shotgun sequence, the genomic window cctcctcttcctcagaccAGAGtactcctcttctccctctccctctctctttcccgcTCCCTCTCGCCTCTGTCCCGGCTCAGGTCTGGCGTGGGCAGCTCGCCGTGGCCAGCCGTGTTGTTGGGCTCGTAGCGAGAAGAGGCGGGCGAGTTCTGCATGACCACCAGGCGTATGGGCGACTGGCTGGGTGGCGCCGGCGTGTTGTCGGGGGCGTACTCCTTGGTGGGGTCTTTGCCCCGGCAGTCGTACAGGATGCAGGAGATGAGGAAGACCAGGAGCAGGATGACATAGCTGGCGACCAGGATTATGAGGTTCAGGGTGACGGGGTCAATCTCCAGGTAGAATTCCATGAAACCCATGGCGCCGCTTCATATCTCGCCAGGATCCAGAGAGGGAAGAGACGACGGGAAAATCAACGAAGatgggaaagagaggcagaaaaaagacTGGGTGAGGGACGACAGctggctggagagagagaaagagcaaaagaCAGCAGAGGACGTACGAGAGAGATGAAATGAGAGGGATCAGCTGAGCGAGAGGCAGCGACAGCAGGCCAGGGTGGATATGAAGCTTTGTGCTTTAAAGGACGTTAATCCTCGCTGCTCCTCCAACCTTGAATTTCAGCAGCCAATGATTAAAGCTGCTCAGTTTTAATAACTTAAGCCACCATTTTGATTTTGCCAACTACACATACAGTGCAGCGACAAAATTATACTCGGCAAAATGGAGGACGGGGCCGCACACCTGTCAGCCTGCCATGAGCGTCACTTTGGGGATTTTGGGAGTCATGTAATATGTATTAAACAACTGCTTTATTATGTCACTCTGAGTGATTATTCTTACATTTGAAATCAAATTAGATTAAAAGCATATAAGGTCACAGTCCAGGCTGCGGTCGCACTTGCAACACGCAATTTTAAGAATAgtgctgttagcatgttagcgcAGCCTGGTAATGACAGCTAGGAGGGTTTTTTCTGCCCAGATTTGAGCCTTACAGGCAGCTCCATCTCAGGCTGACTACAAGTCTATCCTCTCTAAATTCCTACTTTATGTTGAGATAAAGTTGAATTATTTTTGAGAGCATTGACAGACCTGACCCTGACCCACAGTATAGCAGATTATTTTACACCTGAACTGATTGATAACCTTCAGCAGGTGGACGAGAACCTGTCACAGGTGCAGTTTCTGGacttttgatttgattggttTGATTGGTTTGTTCCTCAAAATGCACTTGTgatcagtggcgtgcacagactttttgaagggcaggggcgaaaaggaaaaaaagggcacatatagcgcatcctcgccactgaagagggcactttagcacgcgttttggctcccagggggaCTTTTAAtacgcgttttggctcccaggggacacttaagtacgcgttttggcgtccaagagggcactttagcgcagGTTTTGGCTCCCACGGGGCACTTcagcgcgtgttttggctcccagggggcactttagcacacgtttttcaaaaactgggccacgagggtGGGCGGTTgccccccctgtgcacgccactgcttgTGATATTCCCTTACGTTAAAAATGAGTTGTATGTGTTCGAAACTGACTCCCTCAGATGAGATAGATGCATATATGTCAGATTTTGGCTGCTAAACCCAGTGTTGTGTTATATTTCACAGCCCTTGTATGCACATTGTGAGATAACGTTGTTTCATAGTAAAAACCTTCGTACCGACCAGATGTAATGatgcaaaaatgtgaacaaacGATGGTTTGACTGTAGTTTCAAGTTGAAAGTATGCAGAAGCAAATGCAACAAACGGCAAAACCAACAATCCTCTGAAAATTATGAGGGAGCTTTTGTcttataatttgtttttattttacattacttcattttttttcttggaacGTAAAATACTTTGACTTTATTCTcgaaatgtttgttgttttctcaaaattattatttttgctgtgGCTCTGCTACGAGGAAGATGGCAAACCAGACTTAAATATTAGATATTATGCTCCAGAGATaaagacagcaaacaaacctaaagcagaagctgcagccatctgaaaCCTTCAACATTTGATGGTCCGTGGGTTCAAACACAATCTGGGTCCTGTGCTGATATCTTACTCATTCACTGCGAtggattaattaattaaaatcaagTCCATGTTGGTCAAGACCTGCGACGTCTCTCATTCAGCTCCTGAGCAGTGAACAGTATCTGCTGAGGAGGCGTCTCGTTAAGTCTGTCTGGATTCTATTAGAAGGAGCTCGAGGACTTCTGTCGTTTCTATTGAGGCCATATGGTGAGCTCTTCATCTCAGTGTGCAGGACACTCTGgtacaagtaaaagttctgcattacttcagtaaaagtatgtaagtataatcaggagAATGCACTTCAAGtattaaagtacaagtactcagagcagtaaaatgtccctgtgactgttctactgttctgtctgatctcatcagattattgtgactcagtcgttcaggtcaaagcaggattttactgttggagctggttgaggctcattttcagctattttgtatcagactgcaactaatgattcttttcattctggatcaatctgctgattatttcctccattaatcgatcaatcgtttggtttggaaacattgtgagaaatgtggtgacgatgaggccaaagtgacgccttcacagtgtttgtttagtccaaagctcgacattattacaaacacattcagatcattcagaggaaaagaagcaaatcaaacatctgagaagctgaaacatcaaatgattttacaggaAAAATCACTGAAACCATCATCACAACAGACGATcaatcattttctgtcagtccactaattgattaattgactggtggtttcagctgtacttgtgtATATGCAGTCAGATAAaggtaaaagtacaatatttccctctgagatgtggcGGCGTAGACGTAGAAAGTAGTGTGACTAAAAAAATACTCAGATACTTTAACTTAAGTACAcgtgcttgagtaaatgtacttagtaacatttaaaacactgattttctttcagacacacaggacacaacaATCTGCGCTGAAGCTGTTCCTGGTCAATAAACCTAGTCCAGAGGAAGTCTTCTCTTCGTCTGCTGATGTGCGTTGAGTTCCTGTAGGTGGcgctcttttctctgtctttcctgcCACAGTGGCTGCTCAGACTCGTCTTCTCCTGTTTATTCAAACACGTGTACCTGCTGCATCCTGTTGCTGATGCAGAACTGAAGCTGGCTGCAGGATCGGAGTTCTGAACGTGAACCAGATCCACTGCGTACGTGATGTCATGTCAGACGGAGCAGCACGAGACTCCACATCAAAGTCCTGCGTCTCTGCTTTGAAAGCGCTGCGTGTTGTTTGGACTCATCTGTTCTGCATTATGCATCAGCGCTGCAGCTTCAACCAGCTTCTCATGTGTCTCGACGTCTCTCACAGTTCCCACAGACTCATGTTCAGAAAGAAATCTGAGTCTATTTCAACACGATCGAACTGCAGCGTCTTTGAACCTCTCGACTCTTCTCTCGTCTAAATAAAACGCAGAAGAATGAAAAGAGGATATCCAGTCTATCcaaaaaatgttgtaaaataaCAGAATCAGGAAATACCTTTCAAACCAGGGACACCTAACTACTGTCCTCGACAGCAGATGGTGAGCGTCGGGGCAAAACAGGCGGGGTAAAAataacagagcaggaaaaataTAGCAAAGCGGATATTAGACTTTAGATAGAGGACACCCAAACAAGCTGAAATGACCTGCTAATGGTATAAGATCAGCCTGACCCACTAAACGGTAAGACAGGCTGCTGAAAACTGTCGTTTCTGAGTGACGACAGGAGGACGGACGGCAGAGAGGCAGACCTGCACACATTCAGGCGTCGGCTGAACATTCACATTTGGTTTCTTTAACTTTAACCAAACACAGAACCGTTAATGGAGAACGAATGtgatttttcaaaaatatgGGACGGGCTTGTTCACGGCGAGGTCATCctggccgtgtgtgtgtgtgtgtgtgtgtgtgtgcagatgtggcAGATAGAGTCCTCTCAGGAATCAGGCTAATTCCTTGCGCAGTCGTTGCTGTTCTCCATCTGCAGACGTTTTTTTTGCCTGACGGACGAAGGAAAAACAGACGACAGATGGACCAAAAAGCGGGATGAAAAAACCTTTCAGATCCTCGTCTGAAGGCCTGAAACTGGGTCATGAAGTTAAACTCCTAACATCGGCCATACTGTTTCTTTGAGAATGTATTTTGTCAGAGCGGAGGAGGTCGCGTGGTTGGAGGGTCACAGGAGGTCGGGGTTCACGCCCACAAACCTGATTATCGTTGCTCTCATCAcgcttctgtttcttcttctttgtttgttttgtttgctccaTCAGCACCACTGAGCGTCCCTGCACCAGTGCAACTGTTGATCTCCATCTTAGCTCCACATTATCTGCAAACAAGACTAAGACCCCCAGACATGCCAGCAGCTCCGTGAGGCTGCACTGTGGCGAtctgagctacatgctaacgtGCCCACAATGTTGATGTTTGGcacaatgtttaccatgttcaacATCTGAGGGTTAGCgtgtagcatgctaacatttgctaattagcagtagACACATAATACAACTGAtgtaggtatttggtcataagcTAAGTATCAGACAAGTTAAAGGAATAATTCCATTTTGAGGAATATGTTTATTCgctttgagatatttcagtggaGGACCGGCCGCCGGCCACCCCTGTCCTGTAGGTGTGACAGTGAACACATCGCCATCCCTCCATGCTGAGCCTGCAGTGTGAACAGTTCAGGTCCGGCGCTCCTCATGCCGagcattgtgttgtttaaaggAAGTGGAGTCACCTCTGTGCATTGCGGCTCTCATGAACAGCCTTCAGCGTCCTTATCGCAACCCGACTGGAAGAACGACAGCGACAGCACCGAAATGGGGCTGCCATTCTTTCGAAACACAATGTGGACTTCCTGCGTTGAGGCGGCACCGCTGAGCGCACCCCGCCTGTCTGTCACAGCACCCACCGCAAACTGGCAGCCCCGAGCACACCCTATTATTTCAATAAGCCTTTAAATCCGTCAGCACGGcagcaaatgaaagaaacagatgcagagaagaagtctgagaggaaaacatggaTTTTTTGACAGATGAAAGGAAGTGCCTCTCCCTGGTTAATGGGGCCTTTCGGGGCTTTTCGGGGCCTCTGTGCCATTGTCGGCCCTGCTGGTCGGTCTCCTTCAGAGGCCGAAACCAGCTTCTATCACTGGATCTTTCCCAGCACAGACCAACTGGAGCCGCTGCGACCCGCAGTCGACTCACTGGACCACATCCTGCATCCACCGCTTGTTCTAAAGCCTCGGGCACTCTCTGGTTGTATTTTAACATCAATGACTGTTGAAACATGACCAAACATGTCTGCTTCTGTGTTGTTTGGTGatttttttcaacaataaatgtgtaaatgcatttaatttcaGTTGGACCTTAAACAGAAGTGCATGTGAATGAAGCTTCAGGCAGATTTAGTGAGGCAGACTCCGAGTgggagagaaaatcaataagcAGTAGATGTCCGGAGCGTGTGACCAATAAACAGACTCCTCCAGAGTCCGTTTGGGAGGAAGAGTGTATATTGCTTTCCAGCCAAAGACGGATATGAAGATTTAACCTCTGCAGCCTCGTCGCCTCCACAGTTCAGAATAATTTCCAGCCCTCAGAGCTTCAGggagctgcagcttcttcttctggaAACACTCACATCGATGAGCCCGACGCTCAcaggacagcagaggaaagttgattcaattttgttttatatgttgttGTTATCACACCTGTCAGAAATGACTGCTGAAATTATGACTGAATCCTGAACAGATGCTAAAACTTTGAAATCACCTTGTGTTGCCTGCATGTCTACAGTCTGGAGGCTGGTCGGCTCATCAGCGCTCACAGCTTTAGTTTTGTGATTAATTCAGGAGAACGCCTCGACCTGTGAGCTTCCCACCACCTTCCAGTTATAGCAGCGATGctgcaggaagcaggaagtttCAAA contains:
- the si:ch73-256g18.2 gene encoding small integral membrane protein 36: MGFMEFYLEIDPVTLNLIILVASYVILLLVFLISCILYDCRGKDPTKEYAPDNTPAPPSQSPIRLVVMQNSPASSRYEPNNTAGHGELPTPDLSRDRGEREREREREREKRSTLV